One window from the genome of Clostridia bacterium encodes:
- a CDS encoding cytochrome c oxidase subunit 3, with translation MWTRATTSRHAKGRPRKLAQVHAHAHAHAHDHGGGSPAAVPGRLTPGTTQENRIFGFWTFLGGEAVLFASLIGTFLALWGQFNGGPKPDELFNLTLVGIATVTLLTSSMTGAFATHHAQQGNLRGVQAWLAVTIVLGEIFLGIQGWEFWSYIVNEGFAPSTSAFASAFFTLVGFHGLHVTFGVFWLAAWLINSFLKDDVTQEDASRLFVAGLYWHFVDVVWVVIFTVVYLTERLVF, from the coding sequence ATGTGGACCCGGGCTACCACGTCACGCCACGCGAAGGGGAGGCCGCGTAAGTTGGCGCAAGTTCACGCGCATGCCCACGCTCACGCCCATGACCACGGCGGCGGTTCGCCCGCCGCGGTGCCCGGACGCCTGACGCCGGGCACCACGCAGGAGAACCGCATCTTCGGATTCTGGACGTTCCTCGGCGGCGAAGCCGTGCTCTTCGCCTCGCTGATCGGCACGTTCCTGGCCCTGTGGGGCCAGTTCAACGGCGGCCCGAAGCCGGACGAGCTCTTCAACCTGACGCTCGTCGGCATCGCCACCGTCACGCTCCTGACGAGCAGCATGACGGGCGCGTTCGCCACGCACCACGCGCAGCAGGGCAACCTGCGCGGCGTGCAGGCCTGGCTGGCGGTGACCATTGTCCTCGGCGAGATCTTCCTCGGCATCCAGGGCTGGGAGTTCTGGTCCTACATCGTGAACGAGGGGTTCGCGCCCTCCACCAGCGCGTTCGCCAGCGCCTTCTTCACGCTGGTCGGCTTCCACGGCCTGCACGTGACGTTCGGCGTGTTCTGGCTGGCGGCCTGGCTCATCAACTCGTTCCTCAAGGACGACGTCACGCAGGAGGACGCGTCGCGGCTCTTCGTGGCCGGCCTCTACTGGCACTTCGTCGACGTCGTGTGGGTCGTCATCT
- the ctaD gene encoding cytochrome c oxidase subunit I: protein MAAVTERLSSSRSAAHAGAPARTGLWSWITTVDHKRIGILYLIASAFFFTLGGIEAFLMRVQLMKPGLHLFVGNTFNELLTMHGTTMIFFAVMPLFTAFVNAVVPLQIGARDVAFPFLNALSFWLFFLGGILFNSSWIIGGAPNNGWFNYAPNSEPTYTPGTGIDFYDIGLQIAGLGTFISGINFIVTIINMRAPGMTLRRMPLFTWATLVMSIVILFAFPAITVDLFLNAFDRLLGMNFFNVNAGGNVILWQHLFWIFGHPEVYILALPAFGIISEVVSTFSRKTLFGYDSMVLALLAIGFLSFMVWSHHMFAVGMGPVVNSIFALSTMTIAVPTGIKIFNWIMTMWGGRIRTTTAMMYAIGFIPIFVIGGMSGVMVAMAPADYQYNMSYFVVAHFHYVMIGGSLFALLAALYYWFPKMFGRMLDEGLGKLGFWLVFIGFNVTFFPMHLLGLLGMPRRIFTYKPGLGLETWNFVSTIGVFILTLGFLTVLINVIRALMKPADAPADPWDARTLEWSIPSPAPEYNFAQLPEVRARDAWWFEKRNGNKKMPAATPLEPIHMPSPTPIPFYLSVGVTIIGYGAILSQKWLLLLGLALTAVMLYRGMFHVDPGYHVTPREGEAA from the coding sequence ATGGCTGCCGTGACCGAACGACTCTCAAGTTCCAGGAGCGCCGCGCACGCCGGCGCCCCCGCGCGGACGGGGCTGTGGAGCTGGATCACGACCGTCGACCACAAACGGATCGGGATCCTCTACCTCATCGCCTCGGCGTTCTTCTTCACCCTGGGCGGGATCGAGGCGTTCCTCATGCGGGTGCAGCTCATGAAGCCGGGCCTGCACCTTTTCGTGGGCAACACGTTCAACGAGCTCTTGACCATGCACGGCACGACGATGATCTTCTTCGCCGTCATGCCGCTGTTCACGGCGTTCGTCAACGCGGTCGTGCCGCTGCAGATCGGCGCCCGGGACGTGGCCTTCCCGTTCCTGAACGCGCTGAGCTTCTGGCTCTTCTTCCTCGGCGGGATCCTCTTCAACTCCAGCTGGATCATCGGCGGCGCGCCGAACAACGGCTGGTTCAACTACGCGCCGAACAGCGAGCCCACGTACACCCCCGGGACCGGCATCGACTTCTACGACATCGGCCTGCAGATCGCCGGCCTCGGCACGTTCATCTCCGGCATCAACTTCATCGTGACGATCATCAACATGCGCGCCCCGGGGATGACGCTGCGGCGCATGCCGCTCTTCACCTGGGCCACGCTGGTGATGTCCATCGTCATCCTCTTCGCGTTCCCGGCGATCACGGTCGACCTCTTCCTCAACGCGTTCGACCGGCTGCTCGGGATGAACTTCTTCAACGTCAACGCCGGCGGCAACGTCATCCTGTGGCAGCACCTCTTCTGGATCTTCGGCCATCCGGAGGTCTACATCCTGGCGCTTCCGGCCTTCGGCATCATCTCGGAAGTGGTGTCGACCTTCTCGCGGAAGACGCTGTTCGGGTACGACAGCATGGTGCTGGCGCTGCTCGCCATCGGCTTCCTGTCCTTCATGGTCTGGAGCCACCACATGTTCGCCGTCGGCATGGGCCCGGTCGTCAACTCGATCTTCGCGCTCTCCACGATGACGATCGCCGTGCCCACCGGCATCAAGATCTTCAACTGGATCATGACGATGTGGGGCGGCCGCATCCGTACGACGACCGCCATGATGTACGCGATCGGCTTCATCCCGATCTTCGTCATCGGCGGCATGTCCGGCGTGATGGTGGCCATGGCGCCGGCCGACTACCAATACAACATGTCGTACTTCGTCGTCGCCCACTTCCACTACGTCATGATCGGCGGCTCGCTCTTTGCGCTGCTCGCCGCGCTGTACTACTGGTTCCCGAAGATGTTCGGCCGGATGCTGGACGAGGGCCTCGGCAAGCTCGGGTTCTGGCTGGTCTTCATCGGGTTCAACGTCACGTTCTTCCCGATGCACCTGCTGGGCCTGCTCGGCATGCCGCGACGCATCTTCACCTATAAGCCGGGCCTGGGCCTGGAGACGTGGAACTTCGTCAGCACCATCGGCGTGTTCATCCTGACGCTCGGCTTCCTCACCGTGCTGATCAACGTCATCCGCGCGCTGATGAAGCCGGCCGACGCCCCGGCAGACCCGTGGGACGCCCGCACGCTGGAGTGGTCCATCCCCTCGCCCGCGCCGGAGTACAACTTCGCCCAGCTGCCTGAAGTGCGCGCGCGGGACGCCTGGTGGTTCGAGAAGCGCAACGGCAACAAGAAGATGCCGGCGGCGACGCCGCTGGAGCCGATCCACATGCCGTCGCCGACCCCGATTCCCTTCTACCTCAGCGTCGGGGTCACGATCATCGGGTACGGCGCGATCCTCAGCCAGAAGTGGCTCCTTCTGCTCGGCCTGGCCCTGACGGCCGTGATGCTGTACCGCGGCATGTTCCATGTGGACCCGGGCTACCACGTCACGCCACGCGAAGGGGAGGCCGCGTAA